One Engystomops pustulosus chromosome 7, aEngPut4.maternal, whole genome shotgun sequence DNA window includes the following coding sequences:
- the LOC140070812 gene encoding phospholipase A2, minor isoenzyme-like isoform X1 produces the protein MKPCVFLPLLVAVCFSTVTLVSGQPQYRNLLQFRKIIKCIIPDSRPLNEYNGYGCYCGFGGSGTPVDELDKCCQIHDECYGQYKSIKNCNIIFDNPYTEFYSYSCNDNTVTCNSNNNACEMHICECDKQAALCFSQASYNELHKNLEKDQYCL, from the exons ATGAAACCCTGCGTATTCTTGCCTTTGCTTGTAGCTG TTTGTTTCTCCACAGTGACTTTGGTCTCAGGTCAACCCCAGTACCGGAATCTTCTTCAGttcagaaaaataataaaatgcataaTACCAGATAGTCGTCCCCTCAATGAATACAATGGCTATGGATGCTACTGTGGATTTGGAGGCTCTGGTACTCCGGTGGATGAGCTTGATAA ATGCTGTCAGATTCATGATGAATGCTATGGACAATATAAGTCAATAAAaaactgtaatataatatttgaCAACCCTTATACAGAATTTTATTCATACAGCTGCAATGATAACACTGTGACCTGTAACA GTAATAATAATGCTTGTGAAATGCACATATGTGAGTGTGACAAGCAAGCTGCTCTCTGCTTTTCCCAAGCCTCCTATAATGAGTTACACAAGAATCTGGAAAAAGACCAATACTGTCTATAG
- the LOC140070812 gene encoding phospholipase A2, minor isoenzyme-like isoform X2, translating to MKPCVFLPLLVAVTLVSGQPQYRNLLQFRKIIKCIIPDSRPLNEYNGYGCYCGFGGSGTPVDELDKCCQIHDECYGQYKSIKNCNIIFDNPYTEFYSYSCNDNTVTCNSNNNACEMHICECDKQAALCFSQASYNELHKNLEKDQYCL from the exons ATGAAACCCTGCGTATTCTTGCCTTTGCTTGTAGCTG TGACTTTGGTCTCAGGTCAACCCCAGTACCGGAATCTTCTTCAGttcagaaaaataataaaatgcataaTACCAGATAGTCGTCCCCTCAATGAATACAATGGCTATGGATGCTACTGTGGATTTGGAGGCTCTGGTACTCCGGTGGATGAGCTTGATAA ATGCTGTCAGATTCATGATGAATGCTATGGACAATATAAGTCAATAAAaaactgtaatataatatttgaCAACCCTTATACAGAATTTTATTCATACAGCTGCAATGATAACACTGTGACCTGTAACA GTAATAATAATGCTTGTGAAATGCACATATGTGAGTGTGACAAGCAAGCTGCTCTCTGCTTTTCCCAAGCCTCCTATAATGAGTTACACAAGAATCTGGAAAAAGACCAATACTGTCTATAG